The Streptococcus pantholopis genome has a segment encoding these proteins:
- a CDS encoding BMP family lipoprotein, translating to MNKKIVGLGLIAVASLALAACQRSSSNSSSDNDTKVAIVTDTGGVDDKSFNQSAWEGLQEWGKENKLEKDSSYTYFQSDSEADYATNLDSAVSNGYNLIFGIGYKLHSAVEKAAQENEDVNYVIIDDTITDQDNVTSVLFADNEGAYLAGIAAAMQSKTGKVGFIGGVESDTITRFETGFKEGVASVDDSIEVQVKYVGSYSDSANAKTIAATMYTNGADVIYHAAGGAGTGVFSEAKEINEKLAADSDEKVWVIGVDRDQSSEGKYTSSDNQESNFILTSTIKEVGTVVKNISNEQLKGEKFEGGKITTYGLSDGGVDIVTDNLSDNIKSAVEEAKQQIIDGKITVADGVDN from the coding sequence ATGAACAAAAAAATTGTTGGACTTGGTCTGATAGCAGTTGCTTCGTTAGCGCTTGCCGCTTGTCAGCGCAGCTCATCGAATTCATCATCTGATAACGATACGAAAGTGGCTATCGTTACTGATACCGGCGGTGTAGATGATAAATCATTTAACCAGTCGGCTTGGGAAGGCCTTCAGGAATGGGGTAAGGAAAATAAACTAGAAAAAGACAGCAGTTATACCTACTTCCAATCTGACAGTGAAGCTGATTACGCGACCAATTTAGATTCGGCTGTTTCTAACGGTTATAATCTTATTTTTGGTATCGGCTATAAACTTCATTCTGCTGTTGAAAAGGCTGCGCAGGAAAATGAAGATGTCAACTATGTCATCATTGATGATACAATTACTGATCAGGACAATGTGACCAGTGTTCTCTTCGCAGATAACGAAGGGGCCTATTTAGCCGGAATTGCAGCGGCTATGCAGTCCAAAACTGGTAAGGTTGGTTTTATCGGTGGTGTTGAATCCGATACGATTACTCGTTTTGAAACCGGATTTAAAGAAGGCGTCGCTTCTGTTGATGATTCGATTGAAGTTCAGGTTAAATATGTCGGTTCGTATTCAGATTCTGCCAATGCTAAAACAATCGCAGCAACGATGTATACAAACGGCGCGGATGTCATCTATCATGCAGCTGGGGGAGCCGGGACAGGTGTCTTCTCAGAGGCTAAAGAAATCAATGAAAAATTAGCAGCAGACAGCGATGAAAAAGTTTGGGTCATCGGTGTTGACCGCGATCAAAGCAGCGAAGGGAAGTACACATCTTCTGATAATCAAGAGTCTAACTTTATTTTAACATCAACAATTAAAGAAGTTGGCACAGTCGTTAAAAATATCTCAAACGAGCAGCTTAAGGGAGAAAAGTTTGAGGGTGGCAAAATTACAACCTACGGCCTTTCAGACGGCGGTGTCGACATTGTCACAGATAATCTCTCAGATAATATCAAATCAGCTGTTGAAGAAGCTAAGCAGCAAATTATTGACGGAAAAATTACAGTTGCTGATGGCGTAGATAACTAA
- a CDS encoding cytidine deaminase, translated as MTDTDALIAQAIAASEKAYVPYSHFPVGAAVRTKNGRIFTGCNIENASFGLTVCGERTAIFKAVSAGCTELTEIAVYGKTVKPVSPCGACRQVMAEFFQPSSKVTLIAQDGLTVEMTVEELLPYSFTDLI; from the coding sequence ATGACGGATACTGATGCGCTTATTGCGCAGGCTATTGCAGCCAGCGAAAAAGCCTATGTGCCCTATTCGCATTTTCCCGTAGGTGCAGCAGTAAGGACAAAAAATGGCCGGATATTCACTGGCTGTAATATTGAAAATGCAAGCTTCGGCTTAACTGTTTGCGGTGAAAGAACAGCCATCTTTAAAGCCGTATCTGCGGGCTGCACTGAGCTGACAGAGATTGCTGTCTATGGAAAAACAGTCAAGCCTGTTTCACCCTGCGGGGCCTGCCGCCAGGTAATGGCAGAGTTTTTTCAACCATCTTCAAAGGTCACTTTGATCGCCCAAGATGGTCTGACGGTCGAGATGACGGTCGAGGAGTTACTTCCGTATTCTTTTACAGATCTGATTTGA
- the deoC gene encoding deoxyribose-phosphate aldolase — translation MELNKYIDHTLLKAESTQEQIEQLLSEAKHYHFASVCVNPVWVRLAADYLKDSDVNVCTVVGFPLGANTTAVKAFEAKEAVSAGADEIDMVINIGLLKSGHFEAVSKDIAEVVAASSGKLVKVIIETCLLTDAEKVKACQLALEAGADFVKTSTGFSTGGATVADVALMRQTVGDKAGVKAAGGARSYTDARAFIEAGATRIGTSAGVAILEGETADDGY, via the coding sequence ATGGAACTTAATAAATATATCGATCATACTTTGCTGAAAGCAGAAAGCACTCAAGAACAGATAGAACAGCTTCTCAGCGAAGCGAAACACTATCATTTTGCCAGTGTCTGTGTCAATCCTGTCTGGGTTCGTTTGGCTGCAGATTATTTAAAAGATTCCGATGTCAATGTTTGTACGGTAGTTGGTTTTCCGCTTGGAGCAAACACTACAGCTGTTAAGGCGTTTGAGGCTAAGGAAGCTGTATCAGCGGGGGCCGATGAGATTGATATGGTCATTAATATCGGACTGCTAAAATCAGGGCATTTTGAGGCTGTCAGCAAAGACATAGCAGAAGTGGTAGCGGCCAGCAGCGGAAAATTGGTGAAAGTCATCATTGAAACCTGTCTGCTGACTGATGCGGAAAAAGTGAAAGCCTGCCAGCTGGCCTTGGAGGCTGGAGCTGATTTTGTCAAAACATCTACAGGCTTTTCAACTGGCGGAGCGACAGTTGCGGATGTTGCTCTGATGAGACAGACCGTCGGTGATAAAGCCGGTGTTAAAGCTGCTGGCGGAGCCAGATCCTATACGGATGCCAGGGCTTTCATTGAAGCCGGTGCAACACGGATAGGGACCTCTGCCGGAGTGGCTATTTTAGAAGGAGAAACAGCAGATGACGGATACTGA